From a single Nocardioides panacis genomic region:
- a CDS encoding ABC transporter permease: MAVSGLLHRRPGLRVGLLLTPPMLWLGVAYLGALAALFVTAFWGQNSFTGDVERTWTLDNFRNLFTIDVYRTITVRTLGIAVLVTLLDALIAFPVALFMAKVASPRAQRLLLVAVVMPLWASYLVKAYAWRGMLGTGGLVSWVAAPFGLDTPGYGLTAVIITLAYLWLPYMILPIFAGLERLPGSLLEASADLGARSTTTLRRVVLPVVFPAIVAGSLFTFSLTLGDYIAVRIVGGANQMLGNVVYDNVGAANNLPFAAAVATIPVVVMVIYLTAVRRTGALENL; encoded by the coding sequence ATGGCGGTCTCCGGCCTGCTGCACCGCCGTCCCGGGCTCCGGGTCGGGCTGCTGCTCACGCCACCGATGCTGTGGCTGGGCGTGGCCTACCTCGGGGCGCTGGCGGCGTTGTTCGTGACCGCGTTCTGGGGGCAGAACAGCTTCACCGGCGACGTCGAGCGGACCTGGACGCTGGACAACTTCCGGAACCTGTTCACGATCGACGTCTACCGCACGATCACCGTGCGCACGCTCGGCATCGCGGTGCTGGTGACGCTGCTGGACGCGCTGATCGCGTTCCCGGTGGCGCTGTTCATGGCCAAGGTCGCCTCGCCGCGCGCGCAGCGGCTGCTGCTGGTCGCGGTGGTGATGCCGCTGTGGGCGTCGTACCTCGTCAAGGCCTACGCCTGGCGCGGGATGCTCGGCACCGGGGGACTGGTGTCCTGGGTGGCGGCTCCGTTCGGCCTGGACACCCCGGGCTACGGGCTGACCGCGGTGATCATCACGCTGGCCTACCTGTGGCTGCCGTACATGATCCTGCCGATCTTCGCCGGCCTGGAGCGGCTGCCCGGGTCGCTGCTGGAGGCGTCCGCCGACCTCGGCGCGCGCAGCACCACGACGCTGCGCCGGGTGGTGCTGCCGGTGGTCTTCCCCGCGATCGTGGCCGGCTCGCTGTTCACGTTCTCGCTGACGCTGGGCGACTACATCGCGGTGCGGATCGTCGGCGGCGCCAACCAGATGCTCGGCAACGTGGTCTACGACAACGTCGGTGCCGCCAACAACCTGCCGTTCGCGGCGGCGGTCGCGACCATCCCGGTGGTCGTGATGGTCATCTACCTGACCGCCGTACGACGCACCGGTGCGCTGGAGAACCTGTGA
- a CDS encoding ABC transporter substrate-binding protein → MKKITAIASAVVLAAGLAACGTTSGGGGGGGGGTSAGAGTFTAPDVPMKKSLGAMEGQVNILAWPGYAEDGSNDKSVDWVTPFEKKTGCQANVKYFGTSDEALTLMKTGQYDVVSASGDASLRLIASGDAAPVNTALLKSYPDIQPFLKDRAWNSVNGQMYGVPQGWGANLLMWRKDKVKPAPTGWDAVFEKNPPYAGKITAYDSPIYIADAALHLMNTQPDLGIKNPYALDQKQLDAAVAVLKQQRPQISEYWSDYLKEQQAFTSGDTLIGTTWQFIANLVEADKVPVGVLFPSKGSTGWSDTWMVSSKSKNSNCAYAWMDYIAGPSANAQSAEYFGEAPANAKACDLTTDKSFCATYHAADKAYADKIWYWTTPIKQCLDGRKDATCTDYGQWTQAWTEIKG, encoded by the coding sequence ATGAAGAAGATCACAGCGATCGCGTCGGCGGTCGTGCTCGCCGCGGGCTTGGCGGCGTGCGGCACGACGTCCGGTGGCGGTGGAGGTGGTGGTGGCGGCACGAGTGCCGGCGCCGGGACGTTCACCGCGCCCGACGTACCCATGAAGAAGTCCCTGGGTGCCATGGAGGGGCAGGTCAACATCCTGGCCTGGCCCGGGTACGCCGAGGACGGCAGCAACGACAAGTCGGTGGACTGGGTCACCCCGTTCGAGAAGAAGACCGGCTGCCAGGCGAACGTGAAGTACTTCGGCACCTCCGACGAGGCGCTGACCCTGATGAAGACCGGCCAGTACGACGTGGTGTCGGCCTCCGGGGACGCGTCGCTGCGGCTGATCGCCTCGGGGGACGCCGCGCCGGTCAACACCGCGCTGCTGAAGAGCTACCCCGACATCCAGCCGTTCCTCAAGGACCGGGCGTGGAACTCCGTCAACGGGCAGATGTACGGCGTCCCGCAGGGCTGGGGCGCGAACCTGCTGATGTGGCGCAAGGACAAGGTGAAGCCGGCGCCGACCGGGTGGGACGCGGTGTTCGAGAAGAACCCGCCGTACGCCGGCAAGATCACCGCCTACGACTCGCCGATCTACATCGCCGACGCGGCGCTGCACCTGATGAACACCCAGCCCGACCTCGGGATCAAGAACCCCTACGCGCTCGATCAGAAGCAGCTCGACGCGGCCGTCGCGGTGCTCAAGCAGCAGCGTCCGCAGATCTCGGAGTACTGGTCGGACTACCTCAAGGAGCAGCAGGCGTTCACCAGCGGGGACACGCTGATCGGCACCACCTGGCAGTTCATCGCGAACCTGGTGGAGGCCGACAAGGTGCCGGTCGGGGTGCTGTTCCCGAGCAAGGGCTCGACCGGCTGGTCCGACACCTGGATGGTCAGCTCGAAGTCGAAGAACTCCAACTGCGCCTACGCGTGGATGGACTACATCGCCGGCCCCTCCGCGAACGCCCAGTCCGCGGAGTACTTCGGTGAGGCACCGGCCAACGCCAAGGCCTGCGACCTCACCACCGACAAGTCGTTCTGCGCGACCTACCACGCCGCCGACAAGGCCTACGCCGACAAGATCTGGTACTGGACCACGCCGATCAAGCAGTGCCTCGACGGCCGCAAGGACGCCACCTGCACCGACTACGGCCAGTGGACCCAGGCCTGGACGGAGATCAAGGGCTGA
- a CDS encoding ABC transporter ATP-binding protein: MSVAISLRGLRKSFGAVAAVDGIDLDIADGEFFSMLGPSGSGKTTVLRMVAGFETPTEGRILLGDQDVTSQPPFARDVNTVFQDYALFPHMSVQDNVAYGLRVKKVPRDQRRTRTEQALATVRLGGFGDRRPHELSGGQRQRVALARALVNRPKVLLLDEPLGALDLKLRREMQIELKEMQREVGITFVFVTHDQEEALTMSDRIAVFRDGRIEQVATPVELYEQPATPFVAGFVGTSNLLEGPVAEQLLGDPGPVSIRPEKITLLPPGDPAPTGDDVCTARGVVREVVYLGAATHSVVDLDAGGTLTVLQQNLETSPTRLLDRRGEPVTLCWRRLHVVSLGPPSPSTSASTRPSTAAEVDQLTEETS, from the coding sequence ATGTCGGTGGCAATCTCGCTGCGCGGGCTCCGCAAGTCCTTCGGCGCGGTCGCCGCCGTGGACGGGATCGACCTGGACATCGCGGACGGGGAGTTCTTCTCCATGCTCGGCCCGTCCGGCTCCGGCAAGACCACCGTGCTGCGGATGGTGGCCGGCTTCGAGACGCCCACGGAGGGCCGGATCCTGCTCGGCGACCAGGACGTCACGTCGCAGCCGCCCTTCGCGCGCGACGTCAACACGGTCTTCCAGGACTACGCGCTGTTCCCGCACATGAGCGTGCAGGACAACGTCGCCTACGGGCTGCGGGTCAAGAAGGTGCCCCGGGACCAGCGCCGCACCCGCACCGAGCAGGCGCTCGCGACGGTCCGGCTCGGCGGCTTCGGCGACCGCCGGCCGCACGAGCTCTCCGGCGGCCAGCGGCAGCGGGTGGCGCTCGCCCGGGCGCTGGTCAACCGCCCCAAGGTGCTGCTCCTCGACGAGCCGCTCGGCGCCCTCGACCTCAAGCTGCGCCGCGAGATGCAGATCGAGCTGAAGGAGATGCAGCGCGAGGTCGGGATCACCTTCGTGTTCGTCACCCACGACCAGGAGGAGGCGCTGACGATGAGCGACCGGATCGCGGTGTTCCGGGACGGTCGCATCGAGCAGGTCGCGACCCCGGTCGAGCTCTACGAGCAGCCGGCCACCCCGTTCGTGGCCGGGTTCGTGGGCACCTCCAACCTGCTGGAGGGGCCGGTCGCGGAGCAGCTGCTCGGCGACCCGGGCCCGGTCAGCATCCGGCCCGAGAAGATCACCCTGCTGCCGCCCGGCGACCCGGCGCCCACGGGCGACGACGTGTGCACCGCGCGGGGCGTGGTCCGCGAGGTGGTGTACCTCGGCGCGGCCACCCACTCCGTCGTCGACCTCGACGCGGGCGGCACGCTCACCGTCCTCCAGCAGAACCTGGAGACCTCACCGACCCGGCTCCTCGACCGTCGGGGCGAGCCGGTGACGCTGTGCTGGCGGCGCCTCCACGTCGTCTCTCTCGGGCCCCCCAGTCCGTCGACCAGCGCGTCGACCAGACCGTCCACCGCGGCAGAGGTGGACCAGCTCACCGAGGAGACCTCATGA
- the ligD gene encoding non-homologous end-joining DNA ligase, translated as MAEQTDEVLVDVDGRTLKISNLGKVMYPTTGTTKGEVLNYYARVSGVLLPHLAHRAVTRIRWPHGTGDMQFFEKNLPSGAPKWLHSVTVPSTGSRGGGDTISYPVIDGLADLTYFANLASLELHVHQWTVGKDGRPRHPDRLVIDLDPGHPAGLRECCEVALLVRDKLAERGLSAAPVTSGSKGLHLYAALPGALDAEEVRDQAQEIAQELTGEHPRLVVWKMTKSLRGGKVFLDWSQNTGAKTTISPYSLRGRDRPYVATPRTWEEVEDGAEEGLGQLEMDDVLARVEEHGDIFGDLLGRS; from the coding sequence ATGGCTGAGCAGACCGACGAGGTGCTCGTCGACGTGGACGGCCGGACGCTGAAGATCAGCAACCTGGGCAAGGTGATGTACCCGACCACCGGCACCACCAAGGGCGAGGTGCTCAACTACTACGCGCGGGTCTCCGGGGTGCTGCTGCCGCACCTCGCGCACCGCGCGGTGACCCGGATCCGCTGGCCGCACGGCACCGGCGACATGCAGTTCTTCGAGAAGAACCTGCCGTCCGGGGCGCCGAAGTGGCTGCACTCGGTGACCGTGCCGTCCACCGGCTCCCGCGGCGGCGGCGACACGATCAGCTACCCGGTCATCGACGGACTGGCCGACCTGACCTACTTCGCCAACCTGGCCTCCCTGGAGCTGCACGTGCACCAGTGGACGGTCGGGAAGGACGGGAGGCCGCGGCACCCGGACCGGCTGGTGATCGACCTGGACCCGGGCCATCCGGCCGGCCTGCGGGAGTGCTGCGAGGTGGCGCTGCTGGTCCGCGACAAGCTCGCCGAGCGCGGCCTGTCCGCGGCACCGGTCACCTCGGGCAGCAAGGGCCTGCACCTGTACGCCGCGCTGCCCGGCGCCCTGGACGCCGAGGAGGTGCGCGACCAGGCGCAGGAGATCGCCCAGGAGCTCACCGGCGAGCACCCGCGGCTGGTGGTCTGGAAGATGACCAAGTCGCTGCGCGGCGGCAAGGTGTTCCTGGACTGGAGCCAGAACACCGGCGCCAAGACCACCATCTCGCCGTACTCCCTGCGCGGCCGCGACCGTCCGTACGTCGCCACCCCGCGCACCTGGGAGGAGGTCGAGGACGGCGCGGAGGAGGGGCTCGGCCAGCTCGAGATGGACGACGTGCTGGCCCGCGTCGAGGAGCACGGGGACATCTTCGGGGACCTGCTCGGCCGGTCCTGA
- a CDS encoding ATP-dependent DNA ligase, which produces MRPMLATKGTHVPAGPEWLHEVKWDGMRVLVDVHPTDDDPDRPGELHVRSRNEKDVRVSFPELHGLAGLGRDVLLDGEVVAFLDGVPTFGALADRIHVGNARRAALLAESNPVTLLVFDLLRLDGEDLTGRPLSERRELLEGLGLADVHWQVPAAYDDGAMLLQATEEQRLEGIVSKRRSSLYHPGRRSPDWLKFPHRAIGSYVVGGWRHETDSTSRIGAVLVGEPTGAGLVYRGRVGSGIAGKQGQRLLEVLGPLLADASPFADDVPAVDAAGTVWVRPEVVVDVAALGMTPAKRLRQPAYRGVRTDLSPVDLEDRDG; this is translated from the coding sequence ATGCGCCCGATGCTCGCCACCAAGGGGACCCACGTGCCCGCCGGGCCCGAGTGGCTGCACGAGGTGAAGTGGGACGGCATGCGTGTCCTGGTCGACGTGCACCCGACCGACGACGACCCCGACCGGCCGGGCGAGCTGCACGTCCGCTCGCGCAACGAGAAGGACGTCCGGGTGTCCTTCCCCGAGCTGCACGGCCTGGCCGGTCTCGGCCGCGACGTGCTGCTCGACGGCGAGGTGGTCGCGTTCCTCGACGGCGTGCCGACCTTCGGGGCGCTGGCCGACCGGATCCACGTCGGCAACGCCCGCCGGGCGGCCCTGCTGGCCGAGTCCAACCCGGTCACCCTGCTGGTCTTCGACCTGCTCCGCCTCGACGGCGAGGACCTCACCGGCCGTCCCCTGAGCGAGCGCCGGGAGCTGCTCGAGGGCCTCGGGCTGGCCGACGTGCACTGGCAGGTGCCGGCGGCGTACGACGACGGCGCGATGCTGCTGCAGGCCACCGAGGAGCAGCGCCTCGAGGGCATCGTCTCCAAGAGGCGGTCCTCGCTCTACCACCCCGGACGCCGCTCGCCGGACTGGCTGAAGTTCCCGCACCGGGCGATCGGCTCGTACGTCGTCGGGGGCTGGCGCCACGAGACCGACAGCACCTCGCGGATCGGCGCGGTGCTGGTGGGGGAGCCCACCGGGGCGGGGCTGGTCTACCGGGGCCGGGTCGGTAGCGGCATCGCCGGCAAGCAGGGCCAGCGGCTGCTCGAGGTCCTCGGGCCGCTGCTCGCCGACGCGTCACCGTTCGCGGACGACGTACCCGCCGTGGACGCGGCCGGCACCGTCTGGGTCCGGCCCGAGGTCGTCGTCGACGTCGCCGCGCTCGGGATGACCCCGGCCAAGCGGCTGCGGCAGCCGGCCTACCGCGGCGTCCGCACCGACCTCTCGCCGGTGGACCTGGAGGACCGGGATGGCTGA
- a CDS encoding Ku protein, whose product MRAIWKGAVSFGLVSVPVKLYAATESHDISFRQVHAKDGGRIKYQRVCSIDGEEVAYADIAKGYETEDGQMVVLDDDDFAELPASSSREISVEKFVPTGQIDPLWLEKSYYLEPDKTAAKPYALLREALKEADRVAVVTVSIRTRMTTAVLRVRDDVIVMQTMLWPDEVRKPDFAGLDATEHAATANELKMAKLLVETLAGDYDASEFDDDYAKAVEALVAAKLEGGEVKAVEQPKKTTGEVVDLLAALQRSVDAAKTSRGESPAKADTDAETEKPAKKTAAKKAPAKKAAAKKTAAKKAPAKKAAAKKAS is encoded by the coding sequence ATGCGTGCCATCTGGAAAGGCGCGGTGTCCTTCGGACTGGTGAGCGTGCCGGTCAAGCTCTACGCCGCGACCGAGAGCCACGACATCTCCTTCCGGCAGGTGCACGCCAAGGACGGCGGACGGATCAAGTACCAGCGGGTCTGCAGCATCGACGGCGAGGAGGTCGCCTACGCCGACATCGCCAAGGGCTACGAGACCGAGGACGGCCAGATGGTCGTGCTCGACGACGACGACTTCGCCGAGCTGCCGGCCAGCAGCAGCCGCGAGATCTCCGTCGAGAAGTTCGTGCCGACCGGGCAGATCGACCCCCTGTGGCTGGAGAAGTCCTACTACCTCGAGCCCGACAAGACCGCCGCGAAGCCCTACGCGCTGCTGCGCGAGGCGCTCAAGGAGGCCGACCGGGTCGCCGTGGTGACCGTCTCGATCCGCACCCGGATGACCACAGCGGTGCTGCGGGTCCGCGACGACGTGATCGTGATGCAGACGATGCTGTGGCCCGACGAGGTCCGCAAGCCGGACTTCGCGGGGCTCGACGCGACCGAGCACGCCGCGACCGCCAACGAGCTCAAGATGGCCAAGCTGCTCGTGGAGACCCTGGCCGGCGACTACGACGCCTCGGAGTTCGACGACGACTACGCCAAGGCCGTCGAGGCGCTGGTGGCCGCCAAGCTCGAGGGCGGCGAGGTCAAGGCCGTCGAGCAGCCGAAGAAGACCACCGGCGAGGTCGTCGACCTGCTCGCGGCGCTGCAGCGCTCCGTCGACGCGGCGAAGACCTCGCGCGGCGAGTCCCCGGCGAAGGCCGACACCGACGCGGAGACCGAGAAGCCGGCGAAGAAGACCGCCGCCAAGAAGGCGCCGGCGAAGAAGGCGGCGGCCAAGAAGACCGCCGCCAAGAAGGCGCCCGCGAAGAAGGCGGCGGCCAAGAAGGCCAGCTGA
- a CDS encoding amidase: MSDDDLWFAGVTGQAAAVASGRVSSRELVAGVLERIARYDGQLNAFTTVLGDEALAEAAARDTQPGERGPLHGVPVAVKEELDVAGRVTTFGGRGNSTPAAADAEVVRRLRAAGAVVVGKTNMPEFGQWPFTESVAHGLTGNPWDPRRSPGGSSGGTAAAVAAGLVPFGLGGDGGGSIRIPSACCGLYGLKPQRGRVTMAPHPHGWWALSTTGPLTRSVRDSAVVYDVLRGTLPVDRWSAREPATSFTAAVDAPFTPLRIGWSTKPVTLGVRPDPEHVAAVHETANLLASLGHHVEEVDPGYPDPTTAFVPQFFAGVRTGADGLEHPDRVERRTRETVRLGRWVTPRVREWAIRQGEQVAQKAGRVFDRCDLLLTPAIAHRPPEVGVLDGVGTVRAALLAMPMIAYTALWNVTGNPAASVPAGFATDGLPTAVQLVGRAHDETTLLTVSAQLEQARPWAGARPALRP; encoded by the coding sequence GTGAGCGACGACGACCTCTGGTTCGCCGGCGTCACGGGCCAGGCCGCCGCGGTCGCCTCCGGGCGTGTGTCCTCGCGCGAGCTGGTCGCCGGCGTCCTCGAGCGCATCGCGCGGTACGACGGGCAGCTCAACGCGTTCACGACGGTGCTCGGCGACGAGGCCCTCGCCGAGGCGGCCGCGCGGGACACGCAGCCAGGTGAGCGAGGCCCGCTGCACGGCGTCCCCGTGGCGGTCAAGGAGGAGCTCGACGTCGCCGGCCGGGTGACGACGTTCGGGGGACGCGGCAACAGCACCCCGGCCGCGGCCGACGCCGAGGTGGTGCGCCGGCTGCGCGCGGCCGGGGCGGTGGTCGTGGGCAAGACGAACATGCCGGAGTTCGGGCAGTGGCCGTTCACCGAGTCGGTGGCGCACGGCCTCACCGGCAACCCGTGGGACCCCCGGAGGTCGCCGGGCGGCTCCAGCGGCGGGACGGCCGCCGCGGTGGCCGCCGGGCTGGTCCCGTTCGGCCTCGGCGGCGACGGCGGCGGCTCCATCCGGATCCCGTCGGCGTGCTGCGGGCTCTACGGCCTCAAGCCGCAGCGCGGCCGCGTGACGATGGCCCCGCACCCGCACGGCTGGTGGGCGCTGAGCACCACCGGACCGCTGACCCGGTCGGTGCGGGACAGCGCCGTGGTCTACGACGTGCTGCGCGGCACGCTGCCGGTGGACCGCTGGAGCGCCCGGGAGCCGGCGACGTCCTTCACCGCGGCCGTCGACGCGCCGTTCACCCCGCTGCGGATCGGCTGGTCGACGAAGCCGGTGACGCTCGGCGTCCGGCCCGACCCCGAGCACGTCGCCGCGGTGCACGAGACCGCGAACCTGCTCGCCTCCCTCGGGCACCACGTCGAGGAGGTCGACCCCGGCTACCCGGACCCGACGACCGCGTTCGTGCCGCAGTTCTTCGCCGGCGTGCGCACCGGCGCGGACGGGCTCGAGCACCCCGACCGGGTCGAGCGCCGGACCCGGGAGACCGTCCGGCTGGGCCGGTGGGTCACCCCGCGGGTCCGCGAGTGGGCGATCCGGCAGGGCGAGCAGGTCGCGCAGAAGGCCGGCCGGGTCTTCGACCGCTGCGACCTGCTGCTCACCCCGGCGATCGCGCACCGGCCCCCCGAGGTCGGGGTGCTGGACGGCGTGGGCACCGTGCGGGCCGCACTCCTGGCGATGCCGATGATCGCCTACACGGCGCTGTGGAACGTGACCGGCAACCCGGCCGCGTCGGTGCCGGCCGGCTTCGCGACCGACGGGCTGCCGACCGCCGTACAGCTGGTCGGGCGGGCGCACGACGAGACCACCCTGCTGACCGTCTCCGCCCAGCTCGAGCAGGCCCGGCCCTGGGCCGGCGCCCGCCCCGCCCTGCGCCCCTGA
- a CDS encoding M20/M25/M40 family metallo-hydrolase: MYGRGTCDMKAGAAANLAVLRTLHAAGVRLERPLALHFVVGEEDGGLGAFATLRRGHIGEAAVITEPTSAKILTATAGALTFRIEVAGRSAHGSMRKEGVSAFEAFLPIHAALMGFEAERNRDPDPLFVGEVPYALSVGMVTAGEWSSNVPDRLVAEGRFGVQIGEDPRLARARFEDVVNEVAVKDPWLRENRPIVTWPGGQFASGSTDADHPLIGEVSTAVAATGGAHPPLAAGVYGSDLRLYTGIGGIPTLHYGPGDIADAHAPLEKVDLDQLVQVTRALTVLALRRCGTLG, encoded by the coding sequence ATGTACGGCCGCGGCACCTGCGACATGAAGGCCGGCGCCGCCGCCAACCTCGCGGTGCTGCGCACGCTGCACGCCGCCGGGGTCCGGCTCGAGCGACCGCTCGCGCTGCACTTCGTGGTGGGGGAGGAGGACGGCGGCCTCGGGGCGTTCGCGACCCTGCGTCGCGGGCACATCGGCGAGGCGGCGGTGATCACCGAGCCCACCAGCGCCAAGATCCTCACCGCCACCGCGGGGGCGCTGACCTTCCGGATCGAGGTGGCCGGCCGGTCGGCGCACGGCAGCATGCGCAAGGAGGGCGTGAGCGCCTTCGAGGCGTTCCTGCCGATCCACGCGGCCCTGATGGGGTTCGAGGCCGAGCGCAACCGCGACCCCGACCCGCTGTTCGTCGGCGAGGTGCCCTACGCGCTGTCGGTCGGCATGGTCACCGCCGGCGAGTGGTCGAGCAACGTCCCCGACCGGCTGGTCGCCGAGGGCCGCTTCGGCGTGCAGATCGGCGAGGACCCGCGGCTGGCCCGCGCCCGGTTCGAGGACGTCGTCAACGAGGTCGCCGTCAAGGACCCGTGGCTGCGCGAGAACCGGCCGATCGTCACCTGGCCGGGCGGCCAGTTCGCCAGCGGCAGCACGGACGCCGACCACCCGCTGATCGGCGAGGTGTCCACCGCGGTCGCCGCGACCGGGGGCGCCCACCCACCGCTGGCGGCCGGCGTCTACGGCAGCGACCTGCGGCTCTACACCGGCATCGGCGGCATCCCCACCCTGCACTACGGCCCAGGTGACATCGCCGACGCGCACGCGCCGCTGGAGAAGGTCGACCTCGACCAGCTCGTGCAGGTCACCCGGGCGCTGACCGTGCTCGCGCTGCGCCGGTGCGGGACCCTCGGGTGA
- a CDS encoding response regulator transcription factor, translating to MVTIAVCEDDAALRSVLARAVKAAGHDVVVARNGGEALRLFPKVSPDVVILDIGLPDSDGRDVCLALRAGGLAAPVLFLTARDGVHDKVAGFESGGDDYLTKPFELPELLVRISALARRAGAAATPPEGLHLDPARHAVTAHGATVPLTPTEFRLLAKLLATPEHVVRRHALVAAGWPMGASVHDNTLDSYMARLRRKLDVLAGVERSIDTVRGVGYVWR from the coding sequence GTGGTGACGATTGCGGTGTGCGAGGACGACGCGGCGCTGCGATCCGTGCTGGCCCGGGCGGTGAAGGCCGCCGGACACGACGTGGTGGTCGCCCGCAACGGCGGCGAGGCGCTGCGGCTGTTCCCGAAGGTCTCCCCCGACGTGGTGATCCTCGACATCGGCCTGCCCGACAGCGACGGTCGCGACGTCTGCCTCGCGCTGCGGGCCGGCGGCCTGGCCGCGCCGGTGCTGTTCCTGACCGCCCGCGACGGGGTCCACGACAAGGTCGCGGGCTTCGAGTCCGGCGGCGACGACTACCTCACCAAGCCGTTCGAGCTGCCCGAGCTGCTGGTCCGGATCTCCGCCCTGGCCCGGCGGGCCGGCGCCGCCGCCACACCGCCCGAGGGGCTGCACCTCGACCCGGCCCGGCACGCGGTCACCGCGCACGGCGCGACCGTGCCGCTCACCCCGACCGAGTTCCGGCTGCTCGCCAAGCTGCTGGCCACCCCCGAGCACGTCGTCCGGCGGCACGCGCTGGTCGCGGCCGGCTGGCCGATGGGGGCCTCCGTGCACGACAACACGCTGGACTCCTACATGGCCCGGCTGCGCCGCAAGCTGGACGTCCTGGCCGGGGTGGAGCGGTCGATCGACACCGTGCGTGGCGTGGGCTACGTGTGGCGGTGA